In one Hemitrygon akajei chromosome 3, sHemAka1.3, whole genome shotgun sequence genomic region, the following are encoded:
- the LOC140725761 gene encoding ras-related protein Rap-2b — protein sequence MREYKVVVLGSGGVGKSALTVQFVTGSFIEKYDPTIEDFYRKEIEVDSSPSVLEILDTAGTEQFASMRDLYIKNGQGFILVYSLVNQQSFQDIRPMRDQIIRVKRYERVPLLLVGNKVDLEGEREVNYSEGRALADEWNCPFMETSAKNKISVDELFAEIVRQMNYVSQPNGDDQCCSSCVVL from the coding sequence ATGAGAGAATATAAAGTGGTCGTGCTGGGCAGCGGCGGAGTGGGCAAATCTGCCCTGACCGTCCAGTTCGTTACGGGATCTTTCATCGAGAAGTACGACCCCACCATCGAGGATTTCTACAGGAAGGAGATCGAGGTGGACTCGTCGCCGTCGGTGCTGGAGATCTTGGACACGGCAGGCACGGAGCAGTTCGCCTCAATGAGAGACCTCTACATCAAGAACGGTCAGGGCTTCATCCTCGTCTACAGTTTGGTGAACCAGCAGTCTTTCCAGGATATCAGGCCGATGCGCGATCAGATCATTCGAGTGAAGAGATACGAGAGGGTACCCCTGCTTCTGGTGGGCAATAAGGTGGAtctggaaggggagagagaggtgaatTACAGCGAGGGGAGAGCCCTGGCCGATGAATGGAACTGCCCTTTTATGGAGACCTCTGCCAAGAATAAAATTTCAGTAGACGAATTGTTTGCAGAGATCGTTCGACAGATGAACTATGTATCCCAGCCTAATGGAGACGATCAGTGTTGTTCCTCGTGTGTGGTGCTGTGA